The following coding sequences are from one Prosthecobacter vanneervenii window:
- a CDS encoding sensor histidine kinase, with protein sequence MQFTFPTTLNLGLEHSEGFHQELLRGLTHKLNNLLAVIQGFSSLILMTDDLDPGVSENMQHIREASVGVTNLSERIRSAGGCAKITPQSLSLNEYLPVIEGAVTEPFQKEGVQLEADVQAGLPPILVDPTKFKDILTELLKNAAEAASKGGGRCALKICGPGAITPAEQRRVDILVSNTGSQIPPEKLQEIFRPFHGSKNSNHLGLGLTIAAMLSHQMNIQLGVASENNTTTFWLSCPMA encoded by the coding sequence ATGCAGTTTACTTTTCCCACGACCCTGAATCTCGGTCTCGAACACAGCGAAGGCTTCCACCAGGAACTGCTGCGCGGCCTGACGCACAAGCTGAACAACCTGCTGGCGGTGATCCAGGGCTTTAGCAGCCTGATCCTGATGACGGATGACCTGGACCCGGGCGTGAGCGAAAACATGCAGCACATCCGCGAGGCCTCCGTGGGCGTGACGAACCTGAGCGAGCGGATCCGCTCCGCCGGCGGGTGCGCGAAGATCACCCCGCAGTCCCTGAGCCTGAACGAGTACCTGCCGGTGATCGAAGGTGCGGTGACAGAGCCCTTTCAAAAGGAAGGGGTGCAGCTGGAGGCCGATGTGCAGGCCGGACTGCCGCCCATCCTGGTGGACCCGACGAAGTTTAAGGACATCCTGACCGAGCTGCTGAAGAACGCCGCTGAAGCCGCCTCCAAGGGTGGTGGCCGCTGTGCGCTGAAAATCTGCGGCCCGGGTGCGATCACCCCCGCCGAGCAGCGCCGGGTGGACATCCTGGTGAGCAACACGGGCTCCCAGATCCCGCCAGAGAAGCTGCAGGAAATTTTCCGCCCCTTCCATGGCTCCAAGAACAGCAATCACCTCGGCCTAGGGCTGACGATTGCGGCGATGCTGAGCCACCAGATGAACATCCAGCTGGGCGTGGCATCGGAGAACAACACGACCACCTTCTGGCTGAGCTGCCCGATGGCCTGA
- a CDS encoding ABC transporter ATP-binding protein: MALLEVRHLTKRWPTGRLALDDVGFEMREGEILGLLGHNGAGKSTIMGITLGMVRPDAGEVRIGGRSVQKDRAAALRQIGAIYEAACFYDYLSGWQNLRVLCSLSGWWDESEVKRVVQMVNLGRAIHHKTSTYSHGMRQRLALAQALLPQPKILLLDEPTDGLDPEGIREFRELILHLRKHHGMTIMLNSHLLGEVEQMCDRCVILKDGKKVFEGPVPSQEKSRRMFQLETNDIGLAREVLSRSGATMDKHGIVEVPLNMEPHELVAALVTGRVQVHSWQPHRRSLEEFYLGLSSRS, translated from the coding sequence ATGGCACTCCTCGAAGTACGACACCTCACCAAGCGCTGGCCCACCGGCCGCCTCGCGCTGGACGACGTCGGCTTTGAAATGCGGGAAGGGGAGATCCTCGGCCTCCTGGGCCACAATGGCGCCGGCAAGAGCACCATCATGGGCATCACCCTCGGCATGGTGCGGCCGGACGCCGGAGAGGTGCGCATCGGCGGCCGCAGCGTGCAGAAAGACCGCGCCGCCGCCCTGCGCCAGATCGGCGCCATCTACGAGGCCGCCTGCTTTTACGACTACCTCAGCGGCTGGCAAAACCTGCGCGTCCTCTGCTCCCTCTCCGGCTGGTGGGACGAGTCCGAGGTCAAGCGCGTCGTGCAGATGGTCAATCTGGGCCGCGCCATTCATCACAAGACCTCCACCTACAGCCACGGCATGCGCCAGCGCCTCGCCCTAGCCCAGGCCCTCCTGCCCCAGCCCAAGATCCTCCTTCTCGACGAACCCACCGACGGCCTCGATCCCGAAGGCATCCGCGAGTTCCGCGAGCTCATCCTCCACCTGCGCAAGCACCACGGCATGACCATCATGCTCAACTCCCACCTCCTCGGCGAGGTCGAGCAGATGTGCGACCGCTGCGTCATCCTCAAGGACGGCAAAAAAGTCTTTGAGGGCCCCGTGCCCTCCCAGGAAAAATCCCGCCGCATGTTCCAGCTCGAAACCAACGACATCGGTCTCGCCCGCGAGGTGCTCTCCCGCAGCGGCGCCACCATGGACAAGCACGGCATCGTGGAAGTCCCCCTCAACATGGAGCCGCACGAGCTCGTCGCCGCCCTCGTCACCGGTCGCGTGCAGGTCCACTCCTGGCAGCCCCACCGCCGCTCGCTCGAAGAATTTTACCTGGGCCTCTCCTCACGATCATGA
- a CDS encoding ABC transporter permease — translation MMLFLQQWFGELLKLFARQRTYIGFGAFVALEILILLLIKKFGMGPIQKAIVGSGQSFEYYFSALTVASTIMGFAIFLLGALFLSLVAGDIVAKEGEDGHMRLLLARPVSRFRLLLLKYLTCTGYAFLLVQFFAWTSFFLGLILRGWGGGYFAIVPEVSVVAFYDWGPGLARYALSSLYLGVSMTVISSIAFFLSCFRIKPAAATIGALTYVLVDFIMRNSGFMENYQHLLVTKHMAAWGRILAENIDWPLVWRGYAVILAVNITLFTLGYAVFESRDLKS, via the coding sequence ATGATGCTCTTCCTCCAGCAGTGGTTTGGCGAGCTCTTGAAGCTCTTCGCACGTCAGCGCACCTACATCGGCTTTGGCGCGTTTGTCGCGCTGGAGATCCTCATTCTCCTGCTCATCAAAAAATTCGGCATGGGGCCCATCCAAAAAGCCATCGTGGGTTCGGGTCAGAGCTTCGAGTATTATTTCTCCGCCCTCACCGTCGCCAGCACCATCATGGGCTTTGCCATCTTCCTGCTGGGCGCTCTGTTTCTCAGCCTTGTGGCCGGAGACATCGTGGCCAAGGAAGGGGAGGACGGTCACATGCGCCTGTTGCTGGCGCGCCCCGTCAGCCGGTTCCGTCTGCTGCTGCTCAAGTATCTCACCTGCACCGGCTATGCCTTTCTGCTCGTGCAGTTCTTCGCCTGGACCTCCTTTTTCCTCGGCCTCATTCTGCGCGGCTGGGGCGGCGGCTACTTCGCCATCGTGCCGGAGGTTTCCGTCGTGGCGTTTTATGACTGGGGGCCGGGCTTGGCGCGTTATGCGCTCAGCTCGCTCTACCTCGGTGTCAGCATGACGGTCATCAGCAGCATCGCATTCTTTCTCTCCTGCTTCCGCATCAAGCCCGCTGCCGCCACCATCGGCGCACTCACTTATGTGCTGGTGGACTTCATCATGCGAAACAGCGGCTTCATGGAAAACTACCAGCACCTGCTGGTCACCAAGCACATGGCCGCATGGGGCCGCATCCTCGCCGAAAACATCGACTGGCCGCTTGTCTGGCGTGGCTATGCGGTGATCCTGGCCGTAAACATCACCCTCTTCACTCTCGGCTACGCCGTGTTTGAATCCAGAGACCTAAAATCATGA
- the panC gene encoding pantoate--beta-alanine ligase produces the protein MNVINNIRQLRSWSTINKGTRCVFVPTMGALHEGHAALIRAAREIAGPAGNVAVSIFVNPLQFGPNEDFSKYPRTLIEDLGLCRDNGADMIFAPKAEDLYPADRSIVMHETSLSKMLCGASRPGHFDGVCMVVAKLFNLVQCDDAVFGKKDFQQLAIIRRMVRDLDFNVVLHGIETVRESDGLAMSSRNRYLTPEERAQAPAIRAALLAARDAWKAGESNPAALQQLITRQLEAKAPLGRIDYVTVADAVNLQPISAGTEHVVIAAAVFFGAARLIDNIELK, from the coding sequence ATGAACGTCATCAACAACATCCGCCAGCTGCGCTCGTGGAGCACCATCAACAAAGGCACCCGCTGCGTCTTTGTGCCCACCATGGGTGCTCTGCATGAGGGTCACGCCGCACTCATCCGTGCCGCACGCGAGATCGCCGGCCCGGCCGGCAATGTGGCCGTCAGCATCTTCGTCAATCCTCTCCAGTTTGGCCCCAACGAGGATTTCTCCAAATACCCCCGCACCCTCATCGAGGACCTCGGCCTCTGCCGCGACAATGGCGCGGACATGATCTTTGCCCCCAAGGCCGAAGATCTCTACCCCGCAGACCGCAGCATCGTCATGCACGAGACCAGCCTTTCCAAGATGCTCTGCGGTGCCAGCCGTCCCGGCCACTTCGACGGCGTCTGCATGGTCGTCGCCAAGCTGTTCAATCTCGTCCAGTGCGACGACGCCGTCTTTGGCAAAAAAGACTTCCAGCAGCTCGCCATCATCCGCCGCATGGTGCGGGATCTCGACTTCAATGTGGTCCTCCACGGCATCGAAACCGTGCGCGAGTCCGACGGCCTCGCCATGAGCAGCCGCAACCGCTACCTCACTCCCGAAGAGCGCGCCCAGGCCCCCGCCATCCGCGCCGCTCTTCTGGCCGCACGTGATGCCTGGAAAGCCGGCGAGAGCAATCCCGCCGCCCTGCAGCAGCTCATCACCCGCCAGCTTGAGGCTAAGGCCCCGCTCGGTCGCATCGACTACGTCACCGTGGCAGACGCCGTCAACCTTCAGCCCATCAGCGCCGGGACCGAGCACGTCGTCATCGCCGCTGCCGTCTTCTTCGGAGCCGCACGCCTCATCGACAACATCGAGCTCAAGTAA